The Aeromicrobium yanjiei DNA segment ATCGCCTTCGAGATCAACGCCCGCTTTCCCGGACGGGTGACCGGCATCCTGGCGGTGGCCGGCGTGCCCGGCAACACCTTCTCCACGATGCTCGCGCCTCTGCTCGTTCCGCCACTGCTCGCCCGCAGCCTGATGGTCGGCGTGTCCCAGACCGTGACAGTCACCGGTCACGCGCTGGCGCCCCTCACCCGGCGGCTGCCGTGGACCAACGTGACCGCCGACCTGGTCCGCCAGAGCCGGTTCATCAACCCGGCCGCCGACACCGCCGAGGTGCGCGTGCTGCTGCAGGAGTTCTTCACGACCCATCCGGCTTGGTACGCCAAGCTCGCGATCAGCGTCTCCAAGCACGCCCGTGTCTCCCTCAGCGACGTGGACATCCCGGTCACGTTCCTGGCCGCCAAGTGGGATGTGTTCACCGGCGCACGGCACATGCGCACCGCCGCTCAGCGGATCAAGGGATCGCGCTACCGCGAGCTGAACGCGACGCACTTCCTGCCGGTCGAGTTCCCCGAGATCGTCCTGGACGAGCTCAACGAGCTGCTCGACCGGGTCGGCTGAGCCGAGCCGTCAGGCCGGCGCGTACGTCAGGCAGTCGGCGGCGTCCGTGCCGGGTCCGACGGAGATCGAGCTCGCCCCGCACTCCAGGCTCTCGTTGTGCCGGCAGTCCGTGCGGTGGCAGGCGCCGACCTTCGCGACCATCTTGCTCAGCCCACCGCTCGCGCCGATGTCGATGAACGTGCCGCACGCGGCTTGCGAGCCGGACACCGTGATCGCGCCCGCGTGGCACGCCGTGTCGCTGTTGTAGGAGCACCCCTCGACGGAGCAGGTGTGGACTTCGGGGAGATCGATGACAGTCATGCGTGCCTCCTGGCCGGGTCGTTCTCACGACGGTAACCCCGGCACCCCCTGATCAGGACACCCTCACGAGCGCCACGACCGGGCTGGGCCGCCGGAGCGATCGACTGATCGCTCCGGCGGCCCGACGCTCACGAGGTGAGCTTCTCCAGGATCAGCTCGCGGACCCGTCCGGCGTCGGCCTGGCCGCGCATCTCCTTCATCACGGCACCGATCAAGGCACCCGCGACACCGAGGTTGCCGGCGCGCACCTTCTGCGCCGCGTCCGGGTCGGCCTCGATCGCCCGGTCGACCGCCGCGCCGAGCGCACCGTCGTCCGACACGACCTCGAGCTTGCGGGAGACCACGACCTCCTCGGCCGTGCCCTCGCCCGCGATCACGCCGTCGAAGACCGAGCGGGCGAGCTTGTCGTTGATGCGCCCCGCGTCGATGAGCGCCTGGATCTCGGCCACCTGCTGCGGCGTGATGCCGAGGGCGTCGATGTCCTGACCGCTCTCGTTGGCGCGCCGCGCCATCTCGCCCAGCCACCACTTCTTGGCGGCCTGGGGCGTGGTGCCCGCCTCGACGGTCTCGACGATGAGGTCGAGAGCGCCCGCGCCGATCGTGTCACGCATGTCGAGGTCGGAGAAGCCCCAGTCCGCCTGCAGGCGCGCGCGACGTACGGCCGGCGGCTCGGGCAGGGTGGCCCGCAGCTCCTCGACCCACTCCCGCGACGGCGACACCGGCGCGAGATCGGGCTCGGGGAAGTAGCGGTAGTCGTCGGCGTCGGACTTCTCGCGGCCCGGCAGCGTCGTGCCGGAGTCCTCCTGGAAGTGCCGGGTCTCCTGCACGACCTTGCCCCCGGCGTCGAGGATGCCCGCGTGGCGCGAGATCTCGTAGCGCACGGCCCGCTCGACGGAGCGGAACGAGTTGACGTTCTTGGTCTCCGAGCGGGTGCCGAGGACGTCGGAGCCCTTGGGCTTCAGGGACAGGTTGACGTCGGCACGCAGCGAGCCCTGGTCCATGCGGACGTCGGAGACGCCGAGGCCGCCGATGAGGTCGCGGACGTACGAGACGTACGCGCGGGCGACCGCGGGAGCCTTCTCGGCCGGCACCTCGATCGTGCGGGTGACGATCTCGATCAGGGGGATGCCCGCACGGTTGTAGTCGACGAGCGAGAAGTCGGCACCGTGGATGCGCCCGGTGGAGCCGCCGACGTGCAGCGCCTTGCCGGTGTCCTCCTCCATGTGGGCGCGCTCGATCTCGATCCGGTACGTCTCGCCGTCCACCTCGACGTCGACGTGGCCGTCGAACGCGATGGGCTCGTCGTACTGCGACGTCTGGAAGTTCTTGGGCATGTCCGGGTAGAAGTAGTTCTTGCGCGCGAAGCGGCACCACTCGGCAATCTCGCAGTTGAGCGCGAGACCCATGCGGATCGCGGACTCCACGGCCTTGGCGTTGACGACCGGCAGCGCGCCGGGCAGCGCGAGGCAGACCGGGCAGACCTGCGTGTTGGGCTCGGCGCCGAACTCGGTCGGGCAGCCGCAGAACATCTTCGTCGCCGTGTTGAGCTCGATGTGGATCTCGAGCCCCATCACGGGGTCGTAGCGGCTGATGGCCTCGTCGAACGGGACCAGCGTCTCGGCGCTCATCGTGCAACCTCCAGCTCAGGTGCCCGGGACAGCAACGCGCCGCCCCACTTCTCCTCGAGCATCCGCTCGAGTGCCGCCGCGGCGTTGTAGAGCCGGTCGTCGGCCTTCTGCGGGGCGAGCAGCTGCAGCCCCACCGGGAGTCCGTCCTCGTCGGCCAGTCCGACGGGCAGGGACAGTCCGGGGATGCCGACCAGGTTGGCCGGGATCGTGGCGACGTCGCCCAGGTACATCGCGAGCGGGTCGTCGAGCTTCTCCCCCAGCGGGTACGCCGTGGTGGGCGACGTGGGTGACACCAGCACGTCGACGTCGGCGAACGCTGCGGCGAAGTCGCGCGCGAGGATCGTGCGCACCTTCTGGGCCGAGCCGTAGTACGCGTCGTAGTAGCCGCTCGACAGCGCGTACGTGCCGAGGATGATGCGTCGCTTGACCTCGTCGCCGAAGCCCGCGTCGCGGCTGGACGCCATGACCTGCTCGGCACTCGGGTCGTCGACTCCGGCCGGGGGCACCCGGACGCCGTAACGCATCGCGTCGAACTTGGCCAGGTTGCTGCTCGCCTCGCTCGGCATGACCAGGTAGTAGGCGCCCAGCGCGTACTCCAGGCTCGGGATCGAGACCTCGACGACCTCGGCGCCCGCGCCCGTGAGCAGCGCGACGGCCTCGTCGAAGCGGGTCTGGACGCCGGGCTGGAAGCCCTCGCCGCCCAGCTCCTTGACGATGCCGATGCGCAGCCCCTGCACGTCGGCGCGACGGGCCGCGGCGACGACCGCCGGGACCGCGTCGGGGATGCTCGTGGAGTCCATCGGGTCGTGGCCCGCGATGAGCTCGTGGAGCAGGGCCGCGTCGAGCACGGTACGCGTGACGGGGCCCGCCTGGTCGAGGCTGCTCGCCATCGCCACGAGGCCGTAGCGGCTCACGCCGCCGTAGGTCGGCTTGACGCCGACCGTGCCGGTCAGCGCGCCGGGCTGGCGGATCGATCCGCCCGTGTCGGTGCCGATCGCGAGCGGGGCCTCGAAGGCCGCGACGGCCGCGGCCGAGCCACCACCGGAGCCGCCGGGGATGCGGCCGGTGTCCCACGGGTTGCGGGTCGGGCCGTACGCGGAGTGCTCGGTCGACGAGCCCATCGCGAACTCGTCCATGTTGGTCTTGCCGAGGATCGGCAGGCCCGCGGCCTTGATCTTGGCGGTCACCGTCGCGTCGTAGGGCGGGATCCAGCCCTCGAGGATCTTGGAGCCGCACGTGGTCGGCATGCCGCGGGTCGCGAGCACGTCCTTGACCGCGATCGGCACGCCGGCGAGATAGGACAGCTGCTCACCCTTGGCACGGCGGGCGTCGATGTCGGCGGCCGTCGCGAGCGCGCCCTCGGCGTCGACGTGCAGGTAGGCATGGATCTCGCCGTCGACCGCACCGATGCGGTCGACCAGCGCCTGGGTGACCTCGACCGAGGACACCTCGTTGGCCGCGAGCGACTGGGCCAGCTCGTCGGCGGTCTTGCGGGTCAGATCGGTCATGTCAGTCCTCCC contains these protein-coding regions:
- a CDS encoding alpha/beta fold hydrolase, which gives rise to MTSPTPALLRYYDVKSADGTRIRAWTNDGDGPTVLVSNGLGTNPHAWPSLLRPESGVRVVGWNHRGTGGSARPTDGRVDLDSFVEDAIAVMDDAGIDACVVAAWSTGVTIAFEINARFPGRVTGILAVAGVPGNTFSTMLAPLLVPPLLARSLMVGVSQTVTVTGHALAPLTRRLPWTNVTADLVRQSRFINPAADTAEVRVLLQEFFTTHPAWYAKLAISVSKHARVSLSDVDIPVTFLAAKWDVFTGARHMRTAAQRIKGSRYRELNATHFLPVEFPEIVLDELNELLDRVG
- the gatB gene encoding Asp-tRNA(Asn)/Glu-tRNA(Gln) amidotransferase subunit GatB, whose translation is MSAETLVPFDEAISRYDPVMGLEIHIELNTATKMFCGCPTEFGAEPNTQVCPVCLALPGALPVVNAKAVESAIRMGLALNCEIAEWCRFARKNYFYPDMPKNFQTSQYDEPIAFDGHVDVEVDGETYRIEIERAHMEEDTGKALHVGGSTGRIHGADFSLVDYNRAGIPLIEIVTRTIEVPAEKAPAVARAYVSYVRDLIGGLGVSDVRMDQGSLRADVNLSLKPKGSDVLGTRSETKNVNSFRSVERAVRYEISRHAGILDAGGKVVQETRHFQEDSGTTLPGREKSDADDYRYFPEPDLAPVSPSREWVEELRATLPEPPAVRRARLQADWGFSDLDMRDTIGAGALDLIVETVEAGTTPQAAKKWWLGEMARRANESGQDIDALGITPQQVAEIQALIDAGRINDKLARSVFDGVIAGEGTAEEVVVSRKLEVVSDDGALGAAVDRAIEADPDAAQKVRAGNLGVAGALIGAVMKEMRGQADAGRVRELILEKLTS
- a CDS encoding DUF1540 domain-containing protein, whose protein sequence is MTVIDLPEVHTCSVEGCSYNSDTACHAGAITVSGSQAACGTFIDIGASGGLSKMVAKVGACHRTDCRHNESLECGASSISVGPGTDAADCLTYAPA
- the gatA gene encoding Asp-tRNA(Asn)/Glu-tRNA(Gln) amidotransferase subunit GatA, with protein sequence MTDLTRKTADELAQSLAANEVSSVEVTQALVDRIGAVDGEIHAYLHVDAEGALATAADIDARRAKGEQLSYLAGVPIAVKDVLATRGMPTTCGSKILEGWIPPYDATVTAKIKAAGLPILGKTNMDEFAMGSSTEHSAYGPTRNPWDTGRIPGGSGGGSAAAVAAFEAPLAIGTDTGGSIRQPGALTGTVGVKPTYGGVSRYGLVAMASSLDQAGPVTRTVLDAALLHELIAGHDPMDSTSIPDAVPAVVAAARRADVQGLRIGIVKELGGEGFQPGVQTRFDEAVALLTGAGAEVVEVSIPSLEYALGAYYLVMPSEASSNLAKFDAMRYGVRVPPAGVDDPSAEQVMASSRDAGFGDEVKRRIILGTYALSSGYYDAYYGSAQKVRTILARDFAAAFADVDVLVSPTSPTTAYPLGEKLDDPLAMYLGDVATIPANLVGIPGLSLPVGLADEDGLPVGLQLLAPQKADDRLYNAAAALERMLEEKWGGALLSRAPELEVAR